Proteins encoded in a region of the Bradyrhizobium sp. CB3481 genome:
- a CDS encoding tetratricopeptide repeat protein, with the protein MNSPATTFAARLYAFHLTSGLTLLALFAILVVGGCASLDHQAISVQETPRRELLGAKDIDPAMRERLAHALLRAADEESLREALKQKPDNVDAAISLAQALLAQKRAGEALEVADKILLIVPGDLRALNAKGVVLDAEGRHDEAQALYREALAAAPGNQMLRNNLGLSLALAGKAERGNSSLQQLSRE; encoded by the coding sequence ATGAATTCACCTGCAACAACATTCGCTGCTCGATTGTATGCGTTCCATCTGACCTCGGGGTTAACTCTCCTCGCTTTATTCGCCATTCTTGTGGTTGGAGGTTGCGCCAGCTTGGATCACCAAGCCATCTCAGTACAAGAGACGCCGCGGCGAGAGTTGCTGGGCGCCAAGGACATCGATCCTGCTATGCGCGAGCGCCTTGCGCACGCACTCCTCCGGGCTGCTGACGAGGAAAGTTTGCGCGAGGCTCTGAAGCAAAAGCCAGACAATGTAGATGCGGCAATCTCGCTTGCGCAGGCCCTTCTGGCACAGAAACGCGCGGGTGAGGCACTTGAGGTAGCCGACAAGATCTTGCTTATAGTTCCTGGTGATTTGCGTGCCCTGAACGCAAAAGGGGTGGTCCTCGACGCCGAGGGGCGTCATGACGAGGCACAAGCGTTATATCGGGAGGCTCTCGCAGCGGCCCCTGGCAATCAGATGTTGCGCAACAATCTCGGCCTATCGCTCGCCCTTGCTGGGAAAGCCGAGAGGGGGAATTCCAGCCTCCAACAGCTTTCGCGCGAATGA
- the hypE gene encoding hydrogenase expression/formation protein HypE: MRVKTYQRKLDIRNGCVDLSHGSGGRAMAQLISRLFHEAFGNEWLARGNDQSAFDVSAGRMVMTTDGYVVSPLFFPGGNIGSLAVHGTVNDVAMAGARPLYLSASFIIEEGFRFSDLKMIADSMGEAARAAGVYIITGDTKVVESGKADGLFICTSGVGVLPDGLDLSAEKARVGDRVLVSGSLGDHGVAIMSQRQNLAFETNIVSDSAALHDLVAEMVAAGGGGIRAMRDPTRGGLAATLNEIAHQSGLGFRLQEEAIPVKPGVAAACELLGLDPLHVANEGKLVAIVATDMADAVLAAMKAHPLGCDAADIGLAVADDHQFVQISTSFGGGRILDWLSGEQLPRIC, from the coding sequence ATGAGAGTGAAAACCTATCAGCGCAAGCTCGACATCAGGAACGGATGCGTCGATCTGTCCCACGGCTCCGGCGGGCGCGCCATGGCGCAGCTAATCTCTAGGCTGTTCCACGAAGCATTCGGCAATGAATGGCTCGCCCGCGGCAACGACCAGTCGGCCTTCGATGTTAGCGCCGGCAGGATGGTGATGACGACCGACGGCTATGTGGTTTCACCGTTGTTTTTTCCCGGCGGCAATATCGGCTCACTCGCAGTACACGGAACCGTCAACGATGTCGCGATGGCGGGCGCGCGGCCGCTCTATCTGTCGGCAAGTTTCATCATCGAGGAGGGGTTTCGCTTTTCGGATCTGAAGATGATCGCGGATTCGATGGGGGAGGCGGCACGCGCGGCCGGCGTGTACATCATCACCGGCGATACCAAAGTTGTCGAAAGCGGCAAAGCGGATGGTCTGTTCATCTGCACAAGTGGGGTCGGGGTTTTACCTGATGGGCTCGATCTCTCCGCCGAGAAGGCGAGGGTCGGCGACCGTGTGCTGGTGTCCGGTAGCCTCGGCGATCATGGTGTGGCGATCATGTCGCAGCGTCAGAATCTCGCTTTCGAGACTAACATCGTTTCGGACTCCGCAGCGCTGCATGATCTCGTGGCCGAAATGGTCGCGGCAGGCGGCGGCGGTATCCGTGCGATGCGCGATCCTACCCGTGGCGGTCTTGCTGCGACACTTAACGAAATTGCGCATCAATCGGGGCTCGGTTTTCGTCTGCAGGAAGAAGCCATTCCGGTGAAGCCAGGTGTGGCCGCCGCCTGCGAGCTTCTTGGGCTTGATCCGCTTCATGTCGCAAATGAGGGCAAACTCGTTGCTATCGTCGCGACCGATATGGCCGATGCCGTGCTTGCGGCGATGAAAGCGCATCCGCTCGGGTGCGATGCCGCGGACATCGGCCTTGCTGTGGCAGACGATCATCAGTTTGTACAGATATCGACCAGCTTTGGCGGAGGACGAATCCTCGATTGGCTGTCGGGCGAACAATTGCCTCGGATCTGCTGA
- the hypF gene encoding carbamoyltransferase HypF, translating to MSQSDEAITRYGTRLRLRVSGAVQGVGFRPYVYGLATRYRLAGFVANDPDGVIIEVEGDRTSDFVTALPLEKLPLARIDYICVQEVRALAEKDFSICASEQGKISTRIVADAATCPQCLDELFDPSSRYYLYPFINCTHCGPRYTIVERLPYDRRNTAMKAFAMCETCAAEYADPASRRFHAEAIACPTCGPQLNHRINDIAAAIAGGKIVAIKGLGGYQLLCNARDHDAVQRLRSRKQRDQKPFAVMVGCVEQVSEIAEANAAELALLESAARPIVLLKSHNKLAPSIAPGLTRIGIMLPVAPLHHLVFHALRSTGALLDGEGPVTVATSANAGGEPLLIDNAQATKRLAGIADLIVIHDRNIITRADDSVVSVVAGRRQLIRRARGYVPEPISLARAVPPVLALGGALKSTITITRGNEAFVSQHIGDLDTVEGIRFFEETIRHLTSILDVEPVVIAHDLHPNMASTRFAEASGRERIAVQHHHAHAAAVMAEHGVEGPALAIVLDGYGYGSDGGNWGGELLLCEHDAFKRIGHLAPLQMPGGDRAAREPWRIASAILHSLGREGEIRERFGAQPQAERLIALLHQPDVPRSTSAGRHFDAAAALLGVATLQSYEGEAAMKLEARVRRTAVLKEGWMIDGSVLSFRPLFEHLLADKVGATAGAELFHGTFSAACVDWIMRAARATGITAVSLSGGCFLNAVLADEIQQGCIAAGLTPLLPRQTPTNDGGLSLGQAWIAALQIAERPADLKGTA from the coding sequence ATGAGCCAGAGCGACGAGGCCATTACCCGCTATGGAACGAGGCTGCGCTTGCGCGTCAGTGGCGCCGTGCAGGGTGTCGGCTTTCGTCCATATGTGTATGGTCTCGCCACCCGCTATCGCTTGGCTGGCTTCGTCGCCAACGATCCCGACGGCGTGATCATCGAGGTCGAGGGCGACCGGACGTCCGATTTTGTCACCGCGTTGCCGCTCGAAAAACTTCCATTGGCGCGGATTGACTATATCTGCGTCCAGGAAGTTCGTGCGCTTGCGGAGAAAGACTTTTCGATCTGCGCCAGCGAACAAGGCAAGATCTCGACACGAATCGTCGCCGATGCCGCGACATGCCCGCAATGCCTTGATGAGTTGTTCGACCCGAGTAGCCGCTATTACCTCTATCCCTTTATCAACTGCACCCATTGCGGCCCGCGCTATACCATCGTCGAGCGGCTTCCCTACGATCGCCGCAATACCGCGATGAAGGCGTTTGCGATGTGTGAGACTTGCGCAGCCGAATATGCCGATCCGGCCAGCCGCAGGTTTCATGCCGAGGCGATTGCGTGCCCGACATGCGGACCTCAGTTGAATCACCGGATTAACGACATCGCCGCGGCGATAGCCGGCGGTAAAATCGTCGCGATTAAAGGGCTCGGCGGTTACCAGCTGCTCTGCAATGCCCGCGACCATGACGCTGTACAACGCTTGCGCAGTAGAAAGCAGCGTGACCAGAAGCCGTTCGCGGTCATGGTCGGTTGCGTGGAGCAGGTCAGCGAGATCGCGGAGGCGAACGCCGCGGAGCTTGCGCTGCTCGAATCCGCAGCCCGGCCGATCGTTCTGCTGAAGTCGCACAACAAGTTGGCTCCTTCAATTGCGCCGGGCCTGACGCGCATCGGGATAATGCTGCCGGTGGCACCGCTGCATCACCTCGTCTTCCATGCGCTTCGTTCTACGGGGGCATTGCTTGATGGTGAAGGTCCGGTCACCGTCGCCACAAGTGCCAATGCCGGCGGCGAACCGCTCCTGATCGACAACGCGCAGGCGACGAAGCGCCTCGCCGGTATCGCCGACCTGATCGTGATCCATGACCGCAATATCATCACGCGTGCCGACGATTCCGTCGTGTCGGTGGTAGCGGGACGGCGACAATTGATCCGTCGCGCCCGCGGCTATGTTCCCGAACCAATCAGCCTTGCGAGGGCCGTGCCGCCTGTGCTTGCCCTGGGCGGCGCGCTGAAATCGACTATTACGATCACGCGGGGCAACGAAGCGTTCGTTTCGCAGCACATCGGGGATCTTGATACGGTTGAGGGAATCCGCTTCTTCGAGGAGACGATTCGGCATCTCACATCGATTCTCGACGTCGAACCAGTCGTCATTGCCCATGATCTTCATCCGAATATGGCGTCGACACGCTTTGCCGAAGCAAGCGGCCGTGAGCGGATTGCTGTCCAGCACCACCATGCGCATGCTGCCGCCGTGATGGCGGAGCATGGCGTTGAAGGACCCGCCTTGGCAATTGTGCTCGATGGCTACGGCTATGGCTCCGATGGCGGCAACTGGGGTGGAGAGCTGCTACTGTGCGAACACGATGCGTTTAAGCGCATCGGGCATCTCGCGCCCCTTCAGATGCCAGGCGGAGATCGTGCAGCCCGCGAGCCTTGGCGCATTGCCAGCGCAATATTGCATTCGTTGGGACGGGAAGGCGAAATTAGAGAGCGCTTCGGAGCGCAGCCGCAGGCGGAGCGTCTGATAGCGTTGCTCCATCAACCCGACGTGCCGAGATCGACCAGCGCTGGCCGCCATTTCGACGCAGCGGCGGCGCTGCTTGGGGTCGCGACGTTGCAGAGCTACGAGGGCGAAGCCGCGATGAAGCTCGAGGCGCGTGTCCGCCGGACCGCGGTGCTCAAAGAGGGCTGGATGATCGATGGAAGCGTGCTGTCGTTTCGTCCGCTATTCGAGCATTTGCTAGCAGACAAGGTCGGTGCCACCGCGGGAGCCGAGCTGTTTCATGGCACGTTCTCGGCTGCTTGCGTGGATTGGATTATGCGTGCTGCACGCGCGACCGGAATTACCGCCGTCAGCTTAAGCGGCGGCTGCTTCCTGAATGCGGTGCTTGCGGATGAAATCCAGCAGGGCTGCATCGCGGCCGGCCTTACTCCGTTGCTACCGCGGCAGACCCCGACCAATGATGGTGGCTTGAGCCTCGGACAAGCCTGGATCGCCGCCCTGCAGATTGCTGAACGGCCGGCCGACTTGAAAGGAACAGCCTGA
- the hypB gene encoding hydrogenase nickel incorporation protein HypB: MCIVCGCSKGLPSANAQGGQAQDYHHDHPHDRCDHHHDHGHGGHGAHHHHHHDHHHRLGRSHDHAHARDGLVNCGFDPAGLNIMAKNSDRIIRIERDILAKNNTIAADNRTRFLADELLVFNLVSSPGAGKTSLLVRTVSELKENRPVGVVVGDQQTSNDADRIRATGVTAIQINTGNGCHLDATMVEEAYRRLPPLKGGILFIENVGNLVCPATFDLGEACKIVVFSTTEGEDKPLKYPDMFAASALMLINKIDLAPVLEFDLAQTVAYARRVNPKIEVLTVSARTGEGFAAFYAWIGGKQAAHQRRPIVEAATR; the protein is encoded by the coding sequence ATGTGTATCGTATGTGGCTGCAGCAAAGGGCTGCCTTCCGCTAATGCGCAGGGCGGACAAGCTCAGGACTATCATCATGATCATCCGCATGATCGTTGCGATCACCACCATGATCATGGGCATGGCGGACACGGCGCACATCATCACCATCACCATGACCATCACCACCGTCTTGGCCGTAGCCATGATCATGCGCATGCCCGAGACGGGCTTGTGAATTGCGGCTTCGACCCCGCTGGATTGAATATCATGGCTAAGAACAGCGACCGCATCATTCGGATCGAGCGTGACATCCTCGCCAAGAACAACACGATCGCAGCCGACAACCGCACACGCTTCCTTGCCGACGAGCTGCTTGTGTTCAATCTCGTCTCCAGTCCCGGCGCGGGCAAGACCTCGCTGCTCGTTCGCACCGTCTCCGAGCTCAAGGAGAACCGCCCGGTCGGAGTCGTGGTGGGTGACCAACAGACATCGAATGATGCTGACCGCATTCGCGCGACCGGCGTTACCGCGATCCAGATCAATACAGGCAACGGTTGCCATCTTGACGCCACGATGGTCGAAGAGGCCTATCGCCGCTTGCCGCCGCTCAAAGGTGGCATTCTATTCATCGAAAATGTCGGCAATCTGGTATGCCCCGCGACGTTCGATCTCGGCGAGGCCTGCAAGATCGTGGTATTCTCGACCACAGAAGGTGAAGACAAGCCGCTCAAATATCCTGACATGTTTGCGGCATCCGCGCTGATGCTCATCAACAAGATCGACTTGGCGCCGGTGCTCGAATTCGACCTGGCCCAGACCGTCGCGTATGCAAGGCGCGTGAACCCGAAGATCGAGGTACTTACGGTTTCGGCGCGTACCGGCGAAGGGTTTGCCGCGTTCTACGCCTGGATTGGCGGCAAGCAGGCAGCACATCAAAGGCGTCCCATTGTCGAGGCGGCAACGCGATGA
- a CDS encoding helix-turn-helix transcriptional regulator yields the protein MTSAPDPLLKELGLHFRKARLAAGLSQEQIAHRANISRPRYRDIETGTAAARATTLVNVARALGMEMMLIPQAMVPAIQSMLQPAAEDDDRPAFTSDAQEEEGS from the coding sequence ATGACCTCCGCCCCTGATCCGCTGCTCAAGGAGCTCGGTCTGCACTTTCGAAAAGCACGCCTAGCCGCCGGACTGTCCCAGGAGCAGATCGCCCATCGGGCGAACATTAGCAGACCCCGCTATCGCGACATTGAAACAGGCACCGCCGCCGCCCGTGCAACCACACTCGTTAACGTCGCCCGCGCCCTCGGCATGGAAATGATGTTGATCCCGCAGGCGATGGTGCCCGCCATTCAGTCGATGCTGCAACCCGCTGCCGAGGATGATGATCGTCCCGCGTTCACGTCAGACGCCCAAGAGGAGGAAGGATCATGA
- a CDS encoding HypC/HybG/HupF family hydrogenase formation chaperone yields the protein MCLSIPAEVKKILPDHMAIVSIDGVGKEISTALIEDLAVGDYVLIHVGHALTKIDSAEARRTLELLQELSGERQELQS from the coding sequence ATGTGTCTCTCGATACCAGCTGAGGTCAAAAAAATTCTTCCCGATCACATGGCCATCGTATCTATCGATGGAGTCGGCAAGGAAATATCGACAGCACTCATCGAAGATCTCGCCGTAGGGGATTACGTCCTTATCCATGTCGGCCATGCCCTTACCAAAATCGATTCCGCAGAAGCCAGACGCACGCTGGAGCTGCTGCAGGAGCTGAGCGGTGAGCGACAGGAGCTGCAGTCATGA
- the hypD gene encoding hydrogenase formation protein HypD, which yields MKYADEFRNKIIAEGLARAIAAETDPQRTYRFMEFCGGHTHAISRYGLEGMLPDNLRMIHGPGCPICVLPPGRIDMAIMLAERDEVILCVYGDLMRVPGSQGQSLLRAKARGADIRIVYSTTDAIRIAEQTPDRKAVFFAIGFEATTPPTAVSIQDAEKKHLQNFSVFCNHVLTPSAMHNLLESPDIRNIGRIEIDGFVGPGHVSTIIGTEAYESFAEQFGKPVVIAGFEVLDVMQAILMLVRQVNQRRHEVENQYGRAVMREGNLLAKKAVSDVFELRDQFEWRGLGLVPYGGLKLKQAYANFDAEVHFAMRELRVADNPACECGAILRGVKKPADCKLFGTVCTPESPVGSCMVSAEGACAAHWSYGRFRGPQLRRRS from the coding sequence ATGAAGTATGCCGACGAATTTCGCAACAAGATCATCGCCGAGGGACTCGCGCGCGCGATTGCCGCGGAGACTGATCCGCAACGAACCTACCGCTTTATGGAGTTCTGCGGTGGACATACGCATGCTATCTCCCGTTATGGCTTGGAAGGCATGCTGCCGGATAACCTACGCATGATTCATGGCCCGGGTTGTCCGATCTGTGTTCTGCCTCCAGGACGAATCGATATGGCGATCATGCTTGCCGAGCGGGATGAGGTCATTCTCTGCGTCTATGGGGACTTGATGCGTGTGCCAGGCTCGCAAGGACAATCCTTGCTGCGTGCTAAGGCGCGGGGCGCGGACATTCGCATCGTCTATTCTACGACCGATGCGATCCGAATCGCCGAACAGACGCCCGACCGCAAAGCCGTCTTCTTTGCTATCGGATTTGAGGCCACGACACCCCCGACGGCCGTATCGATTCAGGATGCTGAGAAGAAACATCTTCAAAATTTCAGCGTGTTCTGCAATCACGTGCTGACGCCATCGGCGATGCACAACCTTCTTGAGAGCCCTGATATCCGCAATATCGGGCGGATCGAAATCGACGGCTTCGTCGGGCCGGGGCACGTCAGCACCATCATTGGCACAGAGGCTTACGAGTCCTTCGCGGAACAATTCGGCAAGCCCGTCGTGATCGCGGGATTTGAAGTGCTCGATGTGATGCAGGCGATCCTGATGCTGGTGCGGCAGGTGAACCAACGCCGTCACGAGGTGGAGAACCAGTACGGTCGTGCGGTGATGCGGGAAGGCAATCTGCTCGCCAAGAAAGCGGTGTCGGATGTATTCGAACTGCGTGATCAGTTCGAATGGCGAGGGCTCGGGTTAGTACCTTATGGCGGGCTGAAGCTGAAGCAGGCTTACGCTAATTTTGACGCCGAAGTGCATTTCGCTATGCGCGAACTACGCGTCGCCGATAATCCCGCGTGCGAGTGCGGCGCGATTCTACGTGGCGTGAAGAAGCCGGCCGACTGCAAGCTATTCGGAACCGTCTGCACGCCCGAAAGCCCGGTGGGATCCTGTATGGTCTCGGCGGAAGGCGCCTGCGCGGCGCATTGGAGTTATGGCCGCTTTCGCGGTCCTCAGTTGAGGCGGAGATCATGA
- the sctV gene encoding type III secretion system export apparatus subunit SctV, with the protein MANLLRKLIVRAPFHPDFMVAFMLILAIGMMIMPIPIVMIDMLIGFNLGFAVLLLMVALYLSTPLDFSSLPGVILISTVFRLALTIATTRLILAEADAGSIIHTFGEFVISGNIAVGVVIFLIVTMVQFMVLAKGAERVAEVSARFTLDALPGKQMAIDAELRNGHIDQHEARSRRASLERESQLHGAMDGAMKFVKGDAIAGLIVICINMLGGISIGLLSKGMSVDEALHQYTLLTIGDALISQIPALLLSVTAATIVTRVNGSSKLKLGGDIINQLTASTQALRLAAGVLLLMGLIPGFPLPPFLMLAALFAGASYVKGGVQGANTGSKAGTNVSAPIPNPAQAQKQTIPAEALPVALFFAPNLVNAIDREEVEQHIARISALVAADLGITIPRIPVQVDQLLAQSEFRLDVEGVPVERDRVDPTQLALTDDRANIELSGIPYRQDPNTNRIWIELSHAPALKAAGIGHHRPSEIIALRVSSVLTRYAQRLVGIQETRQLLARMEQEYADLVKEVLRTTPVPRIADVLRRLLDEGIPIRNTRLVLEAFAEWSEREQNAVLLTEHVRSGLRRQICYRYANAHRVLPAFIIERETEDVIRSAVRETAVGPYLVLEDRHSEILLSQLRQIHSGIPPGQSQPVILSSLDIRRFVRGFLTRNGIDLPVLSYQDLASDFTVQPVGSLKLTGPKEKPPAGEQRNLLAAAG; encoded by the coding sequence ATGGCAAACCTTCTTCGTAAGCTTATCGTGCGCGCGCCATTCCACCCGGATTTCATGGTCGCGTTCATGTTGATTCTGGCAATCGGAATGATGATCATGCCGATCCCTATCGTCATGATCGATATGCTAATCGGCTTCAATCTGGGTTTTGCCGTATTGTTGCTGATGGTTGCACTCTATCTCAGTACGCCACTGGATTTCTCGTCCTTGCCCGGTGTCATCCTGATCTCTACCGTCTTTCGTCTGGCGCTGACCATCGCGACAACGCGGCTGATCCTCGCTGAAGCAGACGCCGGCAGCATCATTCACACGTTCGGTGAGTTCGTGATCTCAGGGAACATCGCAGTCGGCGTAGTTATATTTCTGATCGTGACCATGGTGCAGTTCATGGTTCTCGCGAAGGGCGCCGAGCGCGTTGCTGAAGTCTCGGCACGATTCACTCTTGACGCTCTGCCGGGCAAGCAGATGGCTATCGACGCGGAACTACGCAACGGTCATATCGATCAGCACGAAGCACGCAGCCGGCGAGCCTCACTGGAGCGAGAAAGCCAACTTCATGGTGCGATGGATGGCGCTATGAAGTTCGTGAAAGGCGATGCCATTGCCGGACTCATAGTCATCTGCATCAACATGCTAGGAGGAATCAGCATCGGACTGCTCTCCAAGGGCATGTCCGTCGATGAGGCGTTGCATCAATATACGCTGCTCACCATCGGCGATGCGTTGATTTCTCAGATTCCGGCGCTCCTGCTGTCGGTTACGGCCGCAACCATCGTCACACGTGTAAATGGGTCCTCCAAGCTCAAGCTTGGTGGCGATATCATCAATCAACTCACGGCCAGTACCCAGGCATTGCGGCTGGCAGCCGGTGTCTTACTTCTCATGGGGCTTATACCTGGTTTCCCCTTGCCCCCGTTTCTGATGCTGGCCGCACTTTTTGCCGGGGCAAGCTATGTCAAAGGCGGTGTGCAAGGCGCGAACACGGGCTCCAAGGCGGGCACCAACGTCAGTGCTCCGATCCCAAATCCAGCGCAAGCTCAAAAGCAAACCATACCTGCGGAGGCGCTTCCGGTCGCGCTATTCTTTGCACCGAACCTGGTAAATGCGATTGACAGAGAGGAAGTTGAGCAGCACATCGCTCGCATTTCGGCACTGGTCGCAGCCGATCTTGGCATCACGATTCCCCGCATTCCAGTCCAGGTCGATCAACTTTTGGCCCAGTCCGAGTTCAGGCTTGATGTGGAAGGGGTACCGGTTGAACGGGATCGCGTCGACCCGACGCAGCTCGCGCTCACCGACGACCGAGCGAACATTGAATTGAGCGGCATACCGTATCGGCAGGATCCAAACACCAACCGGATCTGGATCGAACTGAGCCATGCACCGGCTCTCAAAGCGGCCGGCATCGGGCATCACCGTCCGAGCGAAATCATCGCCCTGCGCGTCAGTTCCGTACTGACGCGCTATGCGCAGCGCTTGGTGGGCATTCAAGAGACGCGACAATTGCTCGCCCGGATGGAGCAGGAATATGCTGATCTGGTGAAGGAAGTGCTACGCACGACTCCAGTTCCCCGGATCGCCGATGTCCTGCGTCGCCTTCTCGACGAGGGCATCCCGATTCGTAACACCCGACTGGTCTTGGAAGCGTTCGCCGAATGGAGCGAACGCGAGCAAAACGCTGTCCTGCTCACCGAACATGTCCGCTCCGGCCTAAGACGGCAAATCTGCTATCGCTATGCCAACGCTCACCGTGTTCTGCCCGCCTTCATCATCGAACGTGAAACTGAGGATGTGATTCGCAGTGCGGTGCGAGAGACCGCCGTCGGGCCGTACCTCGTGCTGGAGGACCGGCATAGCGAGATATTGCTGTCGCAACTGCGTCAGATTCATTCAGGCATCCCACCAGGTCAGAGCCAGCCCGTCATCCTGAGTTCGCTAGATATCCGGCGCTTTGTCCGCGGGTTTCTCACCCGCAACGGGATCGATCTTCCTGTTCTGTCCTATCAGGATCTCGCCTCCGATTTCACGGTCCAGCCGGTGGGGTCGCTCAAGCTTACAGGCCCCAAGGAAAAACCTCCGGCAGGAGAACAACGCAACCTGCTTGCCGCAGCCGGCTAA
- the hypA gene encoding hydrogenase maturation nickel metallochaperone HypA, translated as MHEMALCEGIIEIVEQEARRRSFSKVRTVCLEIGALSHAAPEAMRFCFEAVAARTVANGAVLKVEKLPGIAWCMGCSRSVEIAQRYEPCPCCGSYQLHVTAGEEMRVKELEVD; from the coding sequence ATGCACGAAATGGCGCTTTGTGAGGGAATCATCGAGATCGTCGAGCAGGAGGCCCGTCGGCGGTCGTTCTCCAAGGTGAGGACCGTTTGTCTGGAGATCGGCGCGTTGAGCCATGCCGCTCCCGAAGCGATGAGATTCTGCTTCGAGGCCGTTGCGGCGCGGACCGTCGCCAATGGCGCGGTCCTCAAGGTCGAGAAATTGCCGGGTATCGCCTGGTGCATGGGCTGTTCAAGGAGTGTTGAGATCGCGCAACGCTATGAGCCGTGTCCCTGCTGCGGCAGCTATCAGCTTCATGTGACCGCAGGCGAAGAGATGCGCGTGAAGGAGCTGGAGGTCGACTGA
- a CDS encoding nickel-dependent hydrogenase large subunit: MSLALPNEIDITVLLAGGKIAGIEIQPRARPPLARLFAGKPATSLLNVLPKLFSLCATAHQVAFLSAVAAARRGDVSLATRRHRIILVVIERLTELLRGLFFGHLAGDIASAGAIRAAVQGASVLIGIAESGCDQVRCEAMARMRPALAALGIADEDGAPTPGSPLALRLATLDKDVLKPNAAEHSFLSVADDHKVTERLLADDAGFSNAPELDGRIPETGVWARRVVRDQLPPSRSSAAERLKARTAEVARLSAWLQASATAETAEVGILESYTLAACRGAAAVECARGRLYHAVELDREGEISRFEFLAPTEWNFHARGPVIRSLLGAALTSREGQDAVRAIVGSFDPCVGFRLNFREVADARNGAL; encoded by the coding sequence ATGAGCCTCGCCTTACCCAACGAGATCGATATCACGGTATTGCTCGCGGGCGGAAAAATTGCCGGCATCGAGATCCAGCCGCGGGCCCGGCCGCCACTGGCTCGACTGTTTGCGGGCAAGCCGGCCACTTCGCTGCTCAACGTATTGCCGAAGCTCTTCTCGTTGTGCGCGACTGCGCACCAAGTCGCATTCCTGTCCGCCGTTGCGGCGGCGCGCCGGGGCGACGTCAGCCTTGCCACGAGGCGACATCGAATCATCCTGGTCGTTATAGAGCGGCTGACGGAATTGCTGCGGGGGCTGTTTTTCGGGCACCTCGCGGGCGATATCGCCAGCGCCGGGGCCATCCGCGCTGCGGTGCAGGGGGCATCTGTGCTTATCGGCATCGCGGAGAGCGGCTGCGACCAGGTTCGATGTGAGGCGATGGCGCGGATGAGGCCTGCGCTGGCTGCTCTCGGAATAGCGGACGAAGATGGTGCCCCGACGCCGGGTAGCCCGCTCGCGCTTCGCTTGGCGACTCTCGATAAAGACGTACTGAAGCCAAACGCGGCGGAGCATTCGTTCTTGTCCGTTGCTGACGACCACAAGGTGACTGAACGGTTGCTTGCGGATGATGCGGGATTCTCTAATGCCCCCGAGCTGGACGGCCGTATTCCCGAGACAGGCGTGTGGGCGCGCCGGGTGGTGCGCGATCAGCTCCCGCCAAGCCGGTCGAGTGCGGCCGAGCGGCTCAAGGCGAGAACCGCGGAAGTCGCCCGGTTATCCGCGTGGCTGCAGGCCAGTGCAACTGCCGAGACAGCGGAGGTTGGGATCCTCGAAAGCTACACGCTGGCGGCGTGCCGAGGTGCGGCCGCGGTTGAATGTGCCAGGGGACGACTCTATCACGCGGTTGAGCTTGATCGTGAAGGGGAGATTTCGCGTTTCGAGTTCCTTGCGCCGACCGAGTGGAATTTTCACGCGCGCGGACCGGTTATCCGCAGCCTGCTGGGGGCGGCGCTGACGAGCAGAGAGGGACAAGATGCGGTGCGAGCCATAGTCGGATCGTTCGATCCGTGTGTCGGGTTCCGGCTAAATTTTCGCGAGGTTGCCGATGCACGAAATGGCGCTTTGTGA